A segment of the Terriglobales bacterium genome:
CACCGCCTGAGATAAGGGGAAGAATCTTTTGCCGATGAACTCGTCTTCTTCGGGTTTTGCCTGGCCGGGCCTTAATCCTTCAGCTAAGTAGACGGCCATGGTCTCGTCGAGGAAGCCGGGGCTGACGAAGAAGTAGAGGACGCGCTTCCAGCGGTCGGCGGTAAAACCCGTTTCTTCGATGAGCTCGCGCTTGGCGGCGGGGAGTTCGTCTTCGCCTTCGTCGATGCGACCGGCGGGAAGTTCCCAGATGAAGTCGTTGGCGGTGTAGCGATATTGGCGGACCAGGAGCACACGGGGCTCGCCTTTCGGCTTGGTCTTTGAGCGGGAGAGAAGGGAGCTGTTTTCGACGGCCATCATGACAACCGAGCCGGAGTGGCGGACGATGTCGCGGCGAACCGTAACACCACTTGGTTCCTTCACTTGGTCGGAAGTGATCTGGAAGACAGGTCCGCGATAGGCGACTTTGGAGGAGAGGATCTTGACAGGTTTGCGGGTTGACGAAGGCTTGCGAGTGCGTGGCATCGGAACAATATAAACAACTTACTGACCGAGTACGGATTTGATTTTTGCGCGATTTTTGGTGGGGAGGTCTTCGATGGCGATGGCGAGCAGTGCGCGGTAGATTTGCCCCGTGCCGGGCACGCGCCTGAGGGCCTGGAGATTTCTGGCGATGGTATCGGCGTCGCCGCGGATGATGGGTCCGCTGAAGGAGGCGGCTGGCCCGTTGGCGAGGTAATTCTCCAAGGTTCGGCGCAGGATGGGGCCGATGACCTGGCGGGTCCGGGCCGGTTTGAGGCCGAGCGTTTTGCCGATCCGCTCGGCAGCGGCGAGGTGGGCGATGAGCAGCGGTGAGCTGAAGGTCCCGAGCGCGTGGTAGAGCGGCTTGTCCTCCTTCTTGAGAATGAATGACGTGCCGCCTAATTCTTTGGCGAGGCGTTTTGCCAAGTTGAGGGCGGCGGGATCGCCTTCCAGGGCGAACGCGACGCCCTCAAACGAAGGCTTGGATGACTTGACGAAGGTCATCATGGGATGGACCGCGGCAACTTTCGCGCCCAGCTTCTTGAGAGGCCGCAGTTCGTCGCTGGTCAGAGCACCACTGCAATGGAACACGATTTTGCCTTTCCAGTCTGATCGCTTCGACAGGTCGCGGGCGGTGAAGGCGATGTCGCGGTCGCCGACGCAGAGCCAAACCAGGTCGGCGCTGTATTCGGCGGCGTCGGAGCGGACGGCTTTGGCGCCGATCCGCCGCGCGACCGGTGCCGCGCTCTTGCGATCGGACCG
Coding sequences within it:
- a CDS encoding NUDIX hydrolase; this encodes MPRTRKPSSTRKPVKILSSKVAYRGPVFQITSDQVKEPSGVTVRRDIVRHSGSVVMMAVENSSLLSRSKTKPKGEPRVLLVRQYRYTANDFIWELPAGRIDEGEDELPAAKRELIEETGFTADRWKRVLYFFVSPGFLDETMAVYLAEGLRPGQAKPEEDEFIGKRFFPLSQAVRMVMKGAIRDAKTIASLLWLQQAQNGQKRR
- a CDS encoding Rossmann-like and DUF2520 domain-containing protein, which encodes MSKKPSITIVGAGNVGVALALALAKADFRVNEIAYRSDRKSAAPVARRIGAKAVRSDAAEYSADLVWLCVGDRDIAFTARDLSKRSDWKGKIVFHCSGALTSDELRPLKKLGAKVAAVHPMMTFVKSSKPSFEGVAFALEGDPAALNLAKRLAKELGGTSFILKKEDKPLYHALGTFSSPLLIAHLAAAERIGKTLGLKPARTRQVIGPILRRTLENYLANGPAASFSGPIIRGDADTIARNLQALRRVPGTGQIYRALLAIAIEDLPTKNRAKIKSVLGQ